In bacterium, a genomic segment contains:
- a CDS encoding 2,3-bisphosphoglycerate-independent phosphoglycerate mutase, with amino-acid sequence MALTLNKLSAFHGRKGPLLLIIMDGIGIGKNDDSNAVYLADTPVLDRLLASPLKTQLRAHGTAVGLPSDEDMGNSEVGHNAIGAGRVFSQGAKLVDSAIESKKIFSTPLWNELTQRPTVHFIGLLSDGNVHSHIKQLFALIQNCADRGVRRLRLHPLLDGRDVGEKTALTYLEQTESFLAGLNTTKGVDYRIASGGGRMVTTMDRYNADWSVVERGWKAHVHGDARPFTSAAQAVQTYYDEDAKITDQYLPAFVIVDDAGKPVGPIEDGDAVINFNFRGDRAIEISRAFTEKEFKEFDRGRTLEVLYAGMMEYDGDLHIPANFLVSPPEIDRTVSEYLCEAGVPSFALSETQKFGHVTYFWNGNRSGYINEKLEKYCEIPSDKIQFDQAPAMKANEIADKAVTLLRTGRYRWGRVNFANGDMVGHTGVLQATITAVETVDRCVGRLLEEVQKLNGLAVITADHGNADEMFTVKKGVKSVKTSHTLNPVPFVIFDPQYQGEYEMASLDKAGLSNIAATLLNLLGYEKPAEYDASLITFK; translated from the coding sequence ATGGCTCTCACGTTAAACAAACTCTCCGCCTTCCACGGCCGTAAAGGCCCCCTGCTGTTGATTATCATGGATGGCATCGGCATTGGTAAAAACGACGACAGCAACGCTGTTTATCTGGCTGACACGCCGGTTTTAGACCGGCTTTTAGCCAGTCCGCTCAAGACGCAGCTGCGCGCCCATGGAACAGCTGTGGGATTGCCCTCAGATGAGGATATGGGCAACAGTGAGGTGGGCCACAACGCCATCGGCGCCGGCCGGGTCTTTTCTCAGGGCGCCAAACTGGTGGATTCGGCGATCGAAAGTAAAAAGATCTTTTCCACTCCGCTCTGGAACGAGTTGACCCAACGGCCGACCGTGCATTTCATCGGCCTGCTGTCGGACGGCAACGTGCATTCACACATCAAACAGCTGTTTGCTCTGATCCAGAACTGCGCGGACCGCGGCGTGCGCCGCCTTCGTCTGCATCCTCTGCTCGACGGCCGCGACGTGGGCGAAAAAACCGCCTTGACCTATCTTGAGCAGACCGAGTCGTTCCTGGCCGGATTGAACACAACCAAAGGCGTGGACTATCGCATCGCTTCCGGCGGCGGCCGCATGGTCACCACCATGGATCGTTATAACGCCGACTGGAGCGTGGTGGAGCGGGGGTGGAAAGCCCATGTGCATGGCGACGCCCGACCATTCACCAGCGCCGCCCAGGCGGTGCAGACCTATTATGATGAGGACGCGAAAATCACCGACCAGTATTTACCGGCGTTCGTCATCGTCGATGACGCAGGAAAGCCGGTCGGCCCGATTGAGGACGGCGACGCAGTGATCAATTTCAATTTCCGCGGTGACCGCGCCATCGAAATTTCGCGCGCCTTTACAGAAAAAGAGTTCAAGGAGTTTGACCGCGGCCGCACGCTTGAGGTGCTCTATGCCGGCATGATGGAGTATGACGGCGACCTGCACATTCCCGCAAATTTTTTAGTCTCACCGCCGGAGATCGACCGGACGGTGTCCGAATATCTTTGCGAAGCCGGCGTGCCCTCGTTTGCCCTGTCAGAGACGCAGAAATTCGGCCACGTGACTTACTTTTGGAACGGCAACCGCTCCGGCTATATCAATGAAAAGCTGGAGAAATACTGCGAAATTCCTTCCGACAAGATTCAGTTCGACCAAGCGCCGGCCATGAAAGCGAACGAAATTGCCGACAAGGCCGTCACTCTGCTGCGCACCGGCCGCTATCGCTGGGGCCGGGTCAATTTCGCCAACGGCGACATGGTGGGCCACACCGGCGTGTTGCAGGCCACCATCACAGCAGTGGAAACCGTGGACCGTTGTGTGGGACGCCTGCTGGAAGAGGTGCAAAAACTCAATGGACTCGCGGTGATCACCGCGGACCACGGCAACGCCGACGAAATGTTTACAGTTAAAAAAGGTGTCAAATCGGTCAAGACCTCGCATACCTTGAATCCGGTGCCGTTCGTCATCTTTGATCCGCAGTATCAGGGGGAATACGAGATGGCGTCGCTCGATAAAGCAGGGCTGTCCAACATCGCAGCGACGTTGCTGAACCTGCTGGGCTATGAAAAACCCGCCGAGTATGACGCCTCGTTGATCACATTCAAATAA